One segment of Pseudomonadota bacterium DNA contains the following:
- the mtgA gene encoding monofunctional biosynthetic peptidoglycan transglycosylase: MAFIKTILLLLMSLWGALFLYNSFLPPISTLMAARVLTLRHVERSYVPIKRISPHLVRAVIAAEDGKFCDHHGVDWKALHGVVAKVVDDDADASHGASTITMQTVKNIFLWMGHSYVRKGIEIPMALVVDAFWGKRRVMENYLNVAEFGRGIFGAEAAARHYFGKSAASLNAREAAQLTAILPNPIKRSATRPSAYVSRYTARIMARAPSADSACTR, encoded by the coding sequence ATGGCGTTTATCAAAACCATCCTGCTTCTACTCATGTCCCTGTGGGGGGCGCTGTTTCTCTATAACAGTTTCCTGCCGCCCATCTCCACGCTGATGGCGGCGCGCGTGCTGACGCTACGCCATGTCGAGCGCAGCTATGTGCCGATCAAGCGCATTTCGCCGCACCTCGTGCGCGCGGTGATCGCCGCCGAAGACGGAAAATTCTGCGACCATCACGGCGTCGATTGGAAGGCCCTCCACGGCGTTGTCGCCAAGGTGGTGGACGACGATGCGGACGCCTCCCACGGCGCGTCCACCATCACCATGCAGACCGTCAAAAACATCTTCCTCTGGATGGGCCATTCCTATGTGCGCAAGGGCATCGAAATCCCGATGGCGCTGGTGGTGGATGCCTTCTGGGGCAAGCGGCGGGTGATGGAAAACTACCTGAACGTCGCCGAATTCGGCCGTGGCATTTTCGGTGCGGAAGCGGCAGCGCGGCATTATTTCGGCAAGTCCGCCGCCTCACTCAATGCGCGTGAAGCCGCCCAACTCACCGCCATTTTGCCCAACCCGATCAAACGCAGCGCCACCCGCCCCAGCGCTTATGTCAGCCGCTATACCGCGCGCATCATGGCCCGCGCGCCCAGCGCCGACAGCGCCTGCACGCGCTAG
- a CDS encoding EamA family transporter, producing the protein MSAPTPMQKPHLWWLTVPLLTLINQTCMKLLSEGMGDVPFGLDWLTTALSTPYMAGIVLSEILSFILWIRILSTIDVSRAAPLTAVAYVLILLTGWFAFDEPVLPLQLIGSALILVGVTLIGTATKPAE; encoded by the coding sequence ATGAGCGCCCCCACCCCCATGCAAAAACCGCATCTGTGGTGGCTCACCGTGCCGCTGCTGACGCTCATCAACCAGACCTGCATGAAACTGCTGTCCGAGGGCATGGGCGATGTGCCCTTCGGCCTCGACTGGCTCACCACCGCCCTCAGCACGCCCTATATGGCGGGCATCGTGCTCAGCGAAATTCTCAGCTTCATCCTGTGGATCCGCATCCTCTCGACCATCGATGTCAGCCGCGCCGCGCCGCTTACGGCCGTGGCCTATGTGCTGATCCTGCTCACCGGCTGGTTCGCGTTCGATGAACCGGTGCTGCCGCTGCAGCTCATCGGCAGCGCGCTGATCCTCGTGGGTGTCACCCTCATCGGCACCGCCACTAAACCGGCAGAATAA
- a CDS encoding alpha/beta fold hydrolase, with product MSAYDFHMQGSTKKGILLVHGLTGSPAEMRFVGKALHKMGYTVTAPTLAGHCLDENALLATTYEDWVASVREAIRAFASTVDEVYLAGICVGGAVALSAAALEGDCVKGVTIFSPLLNYDGWNTPFYYRWAPRGIPLLARIPFINRIRFGEDDPYGIKSERIRKAIIGNGAGIAGTLPSFPLKALYQNFRLNRALASMLPTITIPTLLIHAREDDVGHPRNALAIQQLHGGRCDIAWLENSYHMIHVDQERHHVAALTADFFGRPADA from the coding sequence ATGAGCGCCTATGATTTCCATATGCAGGGCTCCACTAAAAAGGGCATCCTGCTCGTTCACGGCCTGACCGGCAGCCCGGCCGAGATGCGCTTTGTCGGCAAGGCGCTGCACAAAATGGGTTACACCGTCACCGCCCCCACCCTCGCCGGGCATTGCCTGGATGAAAACGCCCTGCTCGCCACCACCTATGAAGACTGGGTCGCCTCCGTGCGCGAGGCCATCCGCGCGTTCGCATCCACGGTGGATGAGGTCTATCTCGCCGGGATATGCGTCGGCGGCGCGGTCGCGCTCAGCGCTGCTGCGCTCGAGGGCGATTGCGTCAAAGGCGTCACCATTTTCTCGCCGCTGCTCAATTACGATGGCTGGAACACGCCCTTCTATTACCGCTGGGCACCGCGCGGCATTCCACTGCTCGCGCGCATCCCGTTCATTAACCGCATCCGCTTTGGCGAAGACGATCCGTATGGCATTAAATCCGAACGCATTCGCAAGGCCATCATTGGCAATGGTGCGGGCATCGCAGGCACGTTGCCAAGCTTCCCGCTCAAAGCGCTCTACCAGAATTTCCGCCTCAACCGGGCGCTTGCCAGCATGCTGCCTACCATCACCATCCCCACCCTGCTGATCCATGCCCGCGAGGATGATGTGGGCCACCCGCGCAACGCACTCGCCATCCAGCAGCTGCACGGTGGCCGCTGCGACATTGCGTGGCTGGAGAACAGCTACCACATGATCCATGTCGATCAGGAGCGCCACCATGTCGCCGCCCTCACCGCTGATTTTTTCGGGCGGCCCGCCGATGCGTGA
- a CDS encoding response regulator transcription factor, with protein MRILLVEDDRILGASLKKALEKRGYGVDWFQDGEQALAAAQDSGFSAIVLDINLPKLSGLDILRALRQKKCTVPVLLLTARDTPLQKVEGLDGGADDYIVKPFDLDELLARLRALIRRSEGRTDIMLRCGEVELDPGASVVRSKGMGIAVTAREFRLLKLLMQRADKYITKSDIEYALYDADNLVESNTIEVTIYHLRKKLGADFIQSIRGVGYMVRA; from the coding sequence ATGCGCATTCTGCTGGTAGAGGACGACCGCATACTCGGCGCGTCGCTGAAAAAAGCGCTCGAAAAGCGCGGCTATGGCGTGGATTGGTTCCAGGACGGCGAGCAGGCCCTCGCCGCCGCACAGGATTCCGGCTTTTCCGCCATTGTGCTCGATATCAACCTGCCCAAGCTTTCCGGCCTCGATATCCTGCGCGCCCTGCGCCAGAAAAAATGCACTGTGCCGGTGCTGCTGCTCACCGCGCGCGACACCCCGCTGCAAAAAGTTGAAGGGCTCGATGGCGGCGCGGACGACTATATCGTCAAACCGTTCGACCTCGACGAGCTGCTCGCCCGCCTGCGTGCCCTCATCCGCCGCAGCGAAGGCCGCACCGATATCATGCTGCGCTGCGGCGAGGTTGAGCTTGACCCCGGCGCAAGCGTGGTGCGCAGCAAAGGGATGGGCATCGCCGTCACCGCGCGCGAGTTCCGGCTGCTCAAATTGCTGATGCAGCGCGCCGATAAATACATCACCAAGAGCGACATCGAATACGCGCTGTATGACGCCGACAACCTCGTCGAAAGCAACACGATCGAAGTCACGATTTACCACCTGCGCAAAAAACTGGGGGCGGATTTCATCCAGTCCATCCGCGGCGTTGGCTACATGGTGCGCGCATGA
- a CDS encoding ATP-binding protein produces MSWWTRRSTLPQQLFLSVLPIILGVLTLIGGLAFYSCRHEINYVYDTQLINNANVLWTLVADELGETQRKSRTKRVENPDISQRDASLWNGNADEYGDARMFRIWREDHLAMMSDTAPPPSLAAQKPGFSVIKYNHEKWRVYTLVLHHEKVTIEMGEKLSLRNGLIWNILLNLFVPLGVLVPLMGFAIWRGIKGGLSVTRSLVTQIQSRSPDDLSPVLVDNLPRDLAPLGQSINKLFTKLAQSISAERRFADHAAHQLRTPLAGSKLLIQMLTSADSEAERRPILDDLTASNLQAEQLVKKMLIAARISHQPITLHPVNLYTAVARAIAAMGPIANEKNLDIMLGGDEKSHILADDTLLVLMLDNIIDNAIKYTPAGGIIRAHIRDAGADVELVVIDSGPGISDAEKQLVFQRFYRTEEVATEGSGLGLTIVADIIERFGGSITLTNPEGGIGLSVTLRLPKLG; encoded by the coding sequence ATGAGCTGGTGGACACGACGCAGCACCCTGCCGCAGCAATTATTCCTCAGCGTGCTGCCGATTATCCTTGGCGTGCTCACCCTCATCGGCGGCCTCGCTTTCTATAGCTGCCGCCACGAAATCAATTATGTCTATGACACCCAGCTCATCAACAACGCCAACGTGCTGTGGACACTGGTCGCCGACGAGCTGGGTGAAACCCAGCGTAAGAGCCGCACCAAACGCGTCGAGAACCCCGATATCAGCCAGCGGGACGCCTCGTTATGGAACGGCAACGCCGATGAATATGGCGACGCGCGGATGTTTCGTATCTGGCGCGAGGACCATCTGGCCATGATGTCCGACACCGCGCCGCCACCCAGCCTTGCCGCCCAGAAGCCGGGCTTCAGCGTCATCAAATACAACCACGAGAAATGGCGCGTTTACACGCTGGTGCTGCACCATGAAAAAGTCACGATCGAGATGGGCGAGAAGCTCTCGCTGCGCAACGGGTTGATCTGGAACATCCTGCTCAACCTGTTTGTGCCGCTGGGCGTGCTGGTGCCGCTGATGGGCTTTGCGATCTGGCGCGGCATCAAGGGCGGTTTGAGCGTCACCCGAAGCCTTGTTACCCAGATCCAGAGCCGCTCACCCGATGACCTCTCGCCCGTGCTGGTGGATAATCTGCCGCGCGATTTGGCGCCGCTGGGGCAATCCATCAACAAGCTGTTCACCAAGCTCGCCCAGTCGATCAGCGCCGAGCGCCGCTTCGCGGATCACGCCGCCCACCAGCTGCGCACGCCGCTTGCCGGGTCGAAGCTGCTGATCCAGATGCTCACCTCCGCCGACAGCGAGGCGGAACGCCGCCCCATTCTCGACGACCTGACCGCCAGCAACCTGCAGGCCGAGCAGCTGGTCAAAAAAATGCTCATCGCCGCGCGCATCAGCCACCAGCCGATCACCCTGCACCCGGTCAATCTCTATACCGCCGTCGCCCGCGCCATCGCCGCCATGGGCCCCATCGCCAACGAAAAAAACCTCGATATCATGCTCGGCGGCGACGAGAAATCCCACATCCTGGCCGATGATACGCTGCTGGTGCTGATGCTCGATAACATCATCGACAACGCCATCAAATATACCCCCGCCGGTGGCATCATCCGCGCCCATATCCGTGATGCGGGGGCGGATGTGGAGCTCGTCGTCATCGATAGCGGCCCGGGCATTTCGGACGCTGAAAAGCAGCTCGTTTTCCAACGTTTCTACCGCACCGAGGAGGTCGCCACCGAAGGCAGCGGCCTTGGCCTTACCATCGTCGCCGATATTATCGAGCGGTTTGGCGGCAGCATCACCCTCACCAATCCCGAGGGCGGCATTGGCCTCAGCGTCACCCTGCGCCTGCCGAAATTGGGCTGA
- a CDS encoding EamA family transporter, which translates to MMPHLTLAMLLLIGACVLCEAGRELAFKRASDGVDFVTAVKRPLIWFGIGLWLVELVAWIVVLETVPLSIAYPLAALNYVVIVIGGVVLLKEKITRNHMLGALLITLGVACVGVTGL; encoded by the coding sequence ATGATGCCCCACCTCACCCTTGCCATGCTGCTGCTCATCGGCGCCTGCGTGCTGTGCGAAGCGGGCCGGGAGCTTGCCTTCAAACGCGCCAGCGACGGGGTGGATTTCGTCACCGCCGTCAAGCGCCCGCTGATCTGGTTTGGCATTGGGCTGTGGCTCGTCGAGCTGGTCGCCTGGATCGTCGTGCTCGAAACCGTTCCCTTGAGCATCGCCTACCCGCTGGCGGCGCTCAATTATGTTGTTATCGTCATCGGCGGCGTGGTGCTGCTGAAGGAAAAAATCACCCGCAACCATATGCTCGGCGCGCTGCTTATCACCCTTGGCGTCGCCTGCGTCGGAGTCACCGGCCTATGA
- a CDS encoding fatty acid desaturase yields the protein MTTRPLIFAHSRWDIVPLLAALAHLAFNVWLVVGFADRALWASALLGVIYAISISWNINGVSHNFIHTPYFKPRWMNYAFSLLESLAIGFSQTYYRWVHMRHHVGNSDRPGADGGTVDWLSIYRHGKNGAPENVWRYCLLSFFRDDLGEIHRAIAKRKPFNARWARFELAAFFTLVAAAAVYDWRAVLFFVPFYYIGNCLSSLNGYYEHLHGNPDVPIAWGVSSYNRLYNWLWFGNGYHAEHHYRPSTHWRAIKALRTQIEAEQRAAGVHVIGTCHALGFMAASNRRPGADAA from the coding sequence ATGACCACTCGCCCACTCATTTTCGCCCATTCGCGCTGGGATATCGTGCCGCTGCTGGCAGCGCTCGCCCATCTCGCCTTCAACGTCTGGCTGGTCGTCGGCTTTGCGGATCGGGCGCTGTGGGCCTCCGCCCTGCTCGGCGTTATTTACGCGATTTCGATCTCGTGGAACATCAACGGCGTGTCGCATAATTTCATCCACACGCCCTATTTCAAACCGCGCTGGATGAACTATGCCTTCAGCCTGCTCGAATCGCTCGCCATCGGCTTCAGCCAGACCTATTACCGCTGGGTGCATATGCGCCACCATGTCGGCAACTCCGACCGACCGGGGGCGGATGGCGGCACTGTCGACTGGCTCTCGATCTACCGCCACGGCAAAAACGGCGCGCCGGAAAATGTCTGGCGCTATTGCCTGCTCAGCTTCTTCCGCGATGATTTGGGCGAAATCCACCGCGCCATCGCCAAGCGCAAACCGTTCAACGCCCGCTGGGCACGCTTCGAGCTGGCGGCGTTCTTTACCCTCGTTGCTGCCGCCGCCGTTTATGACTGGCGCGCGGTGCTGTTTTTCGTGCCGTTTTATTACATCGGCAACTGCCTGTCCTCGCTCAACGGCTATTACGAACACCTGCACGGCAACCCGGATGTGCCGATTGCCTGGGGCGTCAGCAGCTATAACCGGCTTTATAACTGGCTATGGTTCGGCAATGGCTACCATGCCGAGCACCATTACCGCCCCAGCACCCACTGGCGCGCCATCAAGGCCCTGCGCACGCAGATCGAAGCCGAGCAACGCGCCGCTGGGGTCCATGTCATCGGCACCTGCCATGCGCTGGGCTTCATGGCCGCATCCAACCGCCGCCCAGGCGCAGACGCCGCATGA
- a CDS encoding aminotransferase class III-fold pyridoxal phosphate-dependent enzyme — protein sequence MSNAAKKLMPATAALPESELRALEEKYCSYGDTVHYMEEPKFFTGCEGSFVYDAQGSEFLDLQMWYSAVNFGYKNPRLNAVAHHQLDTLPQVASQYLHREKVELAAAIAQDAEAKFGVKGRVHFNVGGAQAIEDSLKLVRNYSGGKSLMFAFEGGYHGRTLGASAITSSYRYRRRYGHFGDRAQFIEFPYHFRGPKGMSKEEYGEQCVAKFARLFESEYNGVWDPKTNKCEYAAFYVEPIQGTGGYVIPPMNFFTGIKKVLDDHGVLMVVDEIQMGVYRTGKLWSIEHFGVTPDVIVFGKAITNGLNPLSGIWAKEDMINPTIFPPGSTHSTFASNPMGTSVALEVIKMTREENYETMVMEKGARFLAGIQELKKRHRIVGDVDGLGLALRIEICKDDSYTPDKATMDWIAEEGMKADLNVDGRTYGLVLDVGGYHKNVITLAPALTISHGEIDLALRLLDELFTRAAKR from the coding sequence ATGTCTAACGCCGCCAAAAAACTGATGCCAGCCACCGCCGCCCTGCCCGAAAGCGAACTGCGCGCGCTCGAGGAAAAATACTGCTCCTACGGCGACACCGTGCATTACATGGAAGAGCCAAAATTCTTCACCGGCTGCGAGGGCTCGTTCGTCTATGACGCGCAAGGCTCGGAATTCCTTGACCTGCAGATGTGGTATTCCGCCGTCAATTTCGGCTATAAAAACCCGCGCCTGAATGCGGTTGCCCACCACCAGCTCGACACGCTGCCGCAGGTTGCTTCACAATATTTGCACCGCGAGAAAGTTGAGCTCGCCGCCGCCATCGCGCAGGATGCGGAAGCAAAATTCGGCGTCAAAGGCCGGGTGCATTTCAACGTCGGCGGCGCACAGGCGATCGAGGATTCCCTCAAGCTCGTGCGCAACTATTCCGGCGGCAAAAGCCTGATGTTCGCGTTTGAAGGCGGCTACCACGGCCGCACGCTCGGCGCATCCGCCATAACCTCTTCCTACCGCTACCGCCGCCGCTACGGCCATTTCGGCGACCGCGCGCAGTTCATCGAATTCCCTTACCATTTCCGCGGCCCCAAAGGCATGAGCAAGGAAGAGTACGGCGAGCAATGCGTCGCCAAATTCGCCCGCCTGTTCGAGAGCGAATATAACGGCGTGTGGGATCCAAAAACCAACAAATGCGAATACGCCGCATTTTACGTCGAGCCGATTCAGGGCACCGGCGGCTACGTCATCCCGCCGATGAATTTCTTCACCGGCATCAAGAAAGTCCTCGATGATCACGGCGTGCTGATGGTGGTCGATGAGATCCAGATGGGCGTCTACCGCACCGGCAAACTGTGGAGCATCGAGCATTTCGGCGTCACGCCGGATGTCATCGTGTTCGGCAAAGCCATCACCAACGGGCTCAACCCGCTGTCGGGCATCTGGGCGAAGGAAGACATGATCAACCCGACCATCTTCCCGCCCGGCTCCACCCACTCCACCTTTGCGAGCAACCCGATGGGCACCTCCGTCGCGCTGGAAGTCATCAAGATGACCCGCGAAGAAAATTACGAAACCATGGTGATGGAAAAAGGCGCGCGCTTCCTGGCCGGCATTCAGGAACTCAAAAAACGCCACCGCATCGTCGGCGATGTCGATGGGCTCGGCCTCGCCCTGCGCATTGAAATCTGCAAGGATGACAGCTACACGCCCGACAAAGCGACCATGGACTGGATCGCCGAAGAGGGCATGAAAGCCGACCTGAACGTGGATGGCCGCACCTACGGCCTCGTGCTCGATGTGGGCGGCTACCATAAAAACGTCATCACGCTGGCGCCCGCACTCACCATCAGCCACGGCGAGATCGACCTCGCGCTGCGCCTGCTCGACGAGCTGTTCACCCGCGCCGCCAAGCGCTAG
- a CDS encoding chalcone isomerase family protein, giving the protein MKRIAVIVGAWVMLAVPLGASAQTPRPSEIPPVITSTAPFGTGKLSRLLIVAYDAALWTDAKAWSYGAPFALSLRYHMGFESADLVDRTIDEMKGQGTLTPSDEAEYRQQLAKAFPDVKDTDRITAVYVPPRTVQFYYNGTPTHTVNDATFAPRFFDIWLSEKTSEPSLRKALLSR; this is encoded by the coding sequence ATGAAACGGATAGCGGTGATAGTGGGTGCATGGGTGATGCTGGCGGTGCCGCTGGGTGCGAGTGCGCAAACGCCGCGGCCCAGCGAGATTCCCCCGGTGATCACCAGCACGGCACCATTTGGCACGGGCAAGCTCAGCCGTCTGCTGATCGTGGCCTATGATGCCGCGTTATGGACGGATGCGAAGGCCTGGTCCTACGGCGCGCCATTTGCACTCAGCCTGCGCTACCATATGGGTTTCGAGAGCGCCGACCTGGTGGACCGGACCATTGACGAGATGAAAGGGCAGGGCACGCTGACGCCCAGCGACGAGGCAGAATACCGCCAGCAGCTGGCCAAGGCCTTCCCGGATGTGAAGGATACGGATCGCATCACGGCCGTGTATGTGCCGCCACGCACGGTGCAGTTTTATTATAACGGCACGCCGACCCATACGGTGAACGACGCGACGTTTGCGCCACGGTTTTTCGATATATGGCTGTCGGAAAAAACCAGCGAGCCCTCGCTGCGTAAGGCATTGCTGTCCCGGTAG
- a CDS encoding GNAT family N-acetyltransferase: protein MSPPSPLIFSGGPPMRDIEITLSLRSIPRDAWNACFVSEPEDYDYLRAVEDSALAGFAWRYVLAYENGTLIAAMPAFLTDYALDTTLDGAGKKIASMLRSIRPGLLTMKLACLGSPVSEYGLAGFHADVADAAKPAILADMALAFEQHAVAAGYRLLGLKDIPAFQQSFWEPVFAQHGYASTIGLPVAKLPIDFADMDAYFASLSAGTRKDMRRKWRTAEGLRIEQRRSIDDVLPQVMALYRSTRARADMQFEELNAAFFQNILRSINTAFCTLYYEGEELLAFNLLLQNDTTLLDKFFCMDAQRGRAHNLYFISWLTNVAHCITHRLSCYQSGQAGYENKLRLGSTLIPTRMVFKHQNRFLQRALRLAAPLLAADDIREAA, encoded by the coding sequence ATGTCGCCGCCCTCACCGCTGATTTTTTCGGGCGGCCCGCCGATGCGTGACATTGAAATCACCCTCTCGCTACGCAGCATCCCGCGCGATGCATGGAACGCCTGTTTCGTGAGCGAGCCGGAGGATTACGACTACCTGCGTGCGGTCGAGGATTCGGCGCTCGCGGGCTTCGCCTGGCGCTATGTGCTGGCCTATGAAAACGGCACCCTCATCGCCGCCATGCCCGCCTTCCTCACCGACTATGCGCTCGATACCACGCTTGATGGTGCAGGCAAAAAAATCGCCTCCATGCTGCGCAGCATTCGCCCCGGCCTGCTGACCATGAAACTGGCCTGCCTCGGCTCACCCGTCAGCGAATATGGCCTTGCCGGATTCCACGCTGATGTGGCGGATGCCGCCAAGCCCGCAATCCTTGCCGACATGGCCCTCGCCTTCGAGCAGCACGCAGTCGCCGCCGGTTACCGCCTACTCGGCCTGAAAGATATTCCCGCCTTCCAGCAGTCTTTTTGGGAGCCGGTTTTTGCGCAGCATGGGTATGCCAGCACCATCGGCCTGCCGGTTGCCAAACTGCCCATCGACTTCGCCGATATGGATGCCTATTTCGCCTCCCTCTCCGCCGGCACCCGCAAAGACATGCGCCGCAAATGGCGCACCGCGGAAGGCTTACGCATCGAGCAGCGCCGCAGCATCGATGACGTGCTGCCGCAGGTCATGGCGCTTTACCGCAGCACCCGCGCGCGCGCCGACATGCAATTCGAGGAACTGAATGCTGCGTTTTTCCAAAATATATTGCGCAGCATAAATACCGCATTTTGCACCCTGTATTATGAGGGCGAGGAGCTGCTCGCCTTCAACCTGCTGCTGCAAAACGACACCACCCTGCTCGATAAATTCTTCTGCATGGATGCGCAGCGCGGGCGCGCCCACAACCTCTATTTCATCAGCTGGCTGACCAATGTCGCCCATTGCATCACCCATCGCCTCAGCTGCTACCAAAGCGGGCAGGCCGGCTATGAAAACAAGCTGCGCCTTGGCAGCACGCTCATCCCCACCCGCATGGTGTTCAAACACCAGAACCGCTTCCTGCAGCGTGCGCTGCGCCTCGCCGCGCCGTTGCTGGCCGCCGATGATATCCGCGAGGCTGCATGA
- a CDS encoding MtnX-like HAD-IB family phosphatase translates to MHVFCDFDGTITREDATDFILSRLADPRWEAIEQEWKLGHIGSAECMRRQIPLITASKETLDATLDAVEIDADFYDFVRFCEAQSIRVSILSDGVDYFIRRILSRIGLQHLPIIANRFTITETGYELDSPYAIESCASAAGVCKCKVVDKGREPRMYVGDGQSDFCVSDKPELVFAKGKLASFCARNATPFVAYEDFSDVTQALQRLLPGVDTHEPIHAFA, encoded by the coding sequence ATGCATGTATTCTGCGATTTCGACGGCACCATCACGCGTGAGGATGCGACCGATTTTATCCTAAGCCGCCTTGCCGATCCGCGCTGGGAAGCCATTGAACAGGAATGGAAACTTGGCCATATCGGTTCGGCCGAATGCATGCGCCGCCAGATTCCGCTCATCACCGCCAGCAAGGAAACGCTCGACGCCACGCTCGACGCGGTCGAGATCGACGCTGATTTTTATGATTTCGTACGCTTCTGCGAGGCGCAATCCATCCGCGTTTCCATCCTCAGCGATGGGGTGGATTATTTCATCCGCCGCATCCTCAGCCGCATTGGGCTGCAGCATCTGCCCATCATCGCCAACCGCTTCACCATTACCGAAACCGGCTACGAGCTGGACTCGCCCTACGCCATCGAAAGCTGCGCCAGCGCCGCGGGCGTGTGCAAATGCAAGGTGGTCGATAAGGGCCGCGAGCCGCGCATGTATGTCGGCGACGGCCAATCGGATTTCTGCGTTTCGGATAAGCCCGAGCTGGTGTTTGCCAAAGGCAAGCTCGCCAGTTTCTGCGCCCGCAACGCCACGCCATTCGTCGCCTACGAGGATTTCTCGGACGTGACGCAAGCCCTGCAGCGCCTGCTGCCGGGTGTCGATACCCACGAACCTATTCACGCCTTCGCTTAA
- a CDS encoding arginase family protein, producing the protein MQLFLLHLDDALLTQPGFIASCERSGGRALDVQTEGSAIRLWGKDAALTRLRDRLRDGFADTRDEPKLCFMGSGDFHHVTSLLLDTTLAATAEPITIIHFDNHPDWVHFKGGAHCGSWVNRAAAHPAVSKIITIGVASNDLKNPDWKGANLNLMRDGMLELYPFERPSSRVRHAYGEGASHRQSGTTLHWQTMQALGEQNFIDTVLARIPTRGVYITIDKDVLAREDAETNWDQGHMRMDYLLHMLRSIGRRHRIVGADVTGDYSRPHYSGNLFMRAKKNAEIFLDQPRPAPSPEDAARVNSLSNLALLEMLQGVMA; encoded by the coding sequence ATGCAGCTCTTTCTGTTGCATCTGGATGACGCGCTGCTGACGCAGCCCGGTTTCATCGCCAGTTGCGAACGCTCCGGCGGCCGCGCGCTGGATGTGCAAACGGAAGGGTCAGCCATTCGCCTGTGGGGCAAGGATGCGGCGCTCACCCGCCTGCGGGATCGCCTGCGCGATGGCTTCGCCGACACGCGCGACGAGCCCAAACTCTGCTTCATGGGCTCGGGTGATTTTCACCACGTCACGTCGCTGCTGCTCGACACCACGCTTGCGGCAACGGCCGAGCCCATCACCATCATCCATTTCGATAATCACCCCGATTGGGTGCATTTTAAGGGCGGTGCGCATTGCGGCTCGTGGGTGAACCGCGCGGCAGCCCACCCGGCGGTCAGCAAAATCATCACCATCGGCGTTGCCAGCAACGACCTGAAGAACCCCGATTGGAAAGGCGCCAACCTGAACCTGATGCGCGACGGCATGTTGGAGCTGTATCCGTTCGAGCGCCCCAGCAGCCGCGTGCGCCATGCCTATGGCGAAGGCGCCAGCCACCGCCAAAGCGGCACCACGCTGCACTGGCAAACCATGCAGGCGCTGGGCGAGCAAAACTTCATCGACACGGTGCTCGCACGCATCCCCACCCGCGGCGTTTATATCACCATCGATAAGGACGTGCTCGCGCGTGAAGATGCCGAAACCAACTGGGATCAGGGCCATATGCGGATGGATTATTTGCTGCATATGCTGCGCAGCATTGGCCGCCGCCACCGCATCGTCGGCGCGGATGTGACGGGCGATTATTCCCGTCCTCATTACAGCGGCAACCTGTTCATGCGCGCCAAAAAGAACGCCGAGATTTTCCTCGACCAGCCACGCCCTGCGCCATCGCCCGAGGATGCCGCCCGCGTCAACAGCCTGAGCAACCTGGCGCTGCTTGAAATGCTGCAAGGGGTGATGGCATGA
- a CDS encoding DUF3833 domain-containing protein, with product MKRICTVFAGLLYVLTGCSSLTTEDYADQKPVMDIRQFLNGKLEAWGVLIDYSGKADMHFHATMNASWSGNVGTFHEDFVYSTGRKESRTWTITMTDDHHFTATAGDIEGTAIGTQHGNAAHLRYRLNAKRDSGGTIQLSMDDWLYLVDEKTVMNRTKMRKFGLTVGELMITIKKQ from the coding sequence ATGAAACGTATCTGCACGGTCTTTGCGGGGTTGCTCTATGTGCTCACCGGCTGTTCCAGCCTGACGACCGAGGATTATGCCGACCAGAAACCGGTGATGGATATTCGCCAGTTTCTGAATGGCAAACTCGAAGCATGGGGCGTGCTGATCGATTATAGCGGCAAGGCGGATATGCATTTCCACGCGACCATGAACGCCAGCTGGAGCGGCAATGTCGGCACATTCCATGAAGATTTTGTCTATAGCACCGGCCGCAAAGAATCGCGCACCTGGACGATCACGATGACGGACGATCACCATTTCACCGCCACGGCGGGGGATATTGAGGGCACGGCCATCGGCACCCAGCACGGCAATGCAGCGCATCTGCGCTACAGGCTCAACGCCAAGCGTGACAGCGGCGGTACGATCCAGCTCTCGATGGATGACTGGCTGTATCTGGTCGATGAAAAGACGGTGATGAACCGCACCAAGATGCGCAAGTTCGGCCTCACGGTGGGTGAGCTGATGATTACGATCAAGAAGCAGTAG